The nucleotide sequence ccagcctatcttatttagacagacctgcggacataataacatgcagaaaaacaagacagagcaaaaccaagcaacaatatacaacaaaccactgacaaagaacaagacaaaacacaacaagaaagaaaagcttgtagttagttaaaggattgtttgttggccttcaggagtattttccagtccagtctgttggggcaccccaccctggccccaaagtctaccttcagcattccctggggaccttgccgctctgttcccttgctgttccactgcacttccccagtgctttgtttctgtgtggtggggtcaggtctggctcagttcccacactgtgtctccggtgctgtcccacgCAGGACCATGGGTGGTAGTGGTGGGTTTTTGTAAGGATTGAAGGTCTTACCTTGTTTTACTTGTTTTTCAAAACAGTAAAGAATTAAAGAAACTAGTCCTTTTTACTGTATCAGTATCAAAAATATCTGACAAATACAAAAGTAAGAGTATAGTAAGCCATCATGTTTTGTCATTCAACTCCATTAAGTCCTATTAATTCCCGTGTGGTTATTTCATAATCGCCtaaaccagtgattctcaaccttctaatgcttcaaccctttaatagagttcctcatgctgtggtgaaccccccaatcataaaatcattttcattgctacttcataactataattttgatactggtatgaatcgggagacccctgtgaaagggtttgtgAGAACCGCTggcaaaaccagactcactgccattgagtcgattccaactcagagcaactcttTAGGACCGCGTAGAACTAGCACTTTGgctttctaagactttaaattaTCGTGGAGTtgcacagcttcatctttctcctcacgAGCCGCTGAtacattcaaactgctgatcttgccgttaaaccctgttgttgttttttggggtttttgttgggttttttttttttctcttcagatTTTGTATTAGTTTCATAGGTCTGCCATCGCAGAATGCCATAAATTGATAAATTTGAAACACAGAAAGTTACTGCCACAGTTCTGGATTCAGGGTATGTGCAAGTCCATATTCTCCAAAAGCTTTAGGGGGTGAACTTGTCTCTCAATCTGTTAACTCTGGATATTCTTGCTATTCCTGTCCTGTCCCTTTGTCTGCCTGTCAGACCCTACTTGCCAACCCTAAAAGTGCAATCAGCCACAGTTCTTTATTCCACTTTTTGGTGTACAGGTCTAAAGAGTTTTGAGTAACTCTCTTCAGGCCCTTTTCTAGTTCAGCCCCACATGCATCTTCAGGGGTCCCATCTGTTTCTGTCCCCTATAGTTTGTACTTAAATTGACTCATCAAATGTACACTTGATTTAAGTATTAGCAATTCTAAAAAAACAGACTCACACACCATCAAGTGCTGCcaatgagttggttctgactcattagCAACCTGAGACTAAAATTCTGTGATCTTTTTCTAGAGACAGGGCGGGTTGGTTTTAGTTGCTGTTGGCTAGAATAGAGCCCTGGAAAGCTTGCGCGTTGGCCTCCTAAACCCAAGGTCAGGggctcaaacccacaggggcagttctgccttggggtcactgagtcagaatcagcttgatggcaatgagttaagCTATATAAAAAGACAAACCAGGCAAATGTATGGAGACCAAAGTTTGCTGGTATGGaagtggggtggtgggtgggttagTGATGAATAGTGTGTTTCCATATACACAGATGTGTGTGAGGGGTAAAGCACGATGAGTAAGAATAGGGTGACACCACTGTTTACTGTAACTGCAGTCAATAAGTTGGACAGGTAGGTAAAAAGTTGAACACAGGGAACTTCTAAAAGTTctttggaaaatggaatttttccattaacttttgaagccctctttaTTTACAAACAAAGAGCCTCTGAGGCTCCTGGTGTAACCAGCAACCTCGTGGAAGTTGGTTCCTTGGTTTGGCGGTCTAGGATCACAGTTTAATGGGGCGTCCTAGTTCACCGGTATTTAGTACTGccgttcctcttcctcctctattTGCCTTGGGTCTATGAATGGTCATCCAAGAGACAACAGCTATCCACCATTCACTTGGagcaagagagaagagaggaagggaaaaTGGGATGTATGACAATTGCCTTTGGGAACAATTGGTGCTGTTGCCATGAGACTAGATGATAccactaataaaacattttaaaatcaaagatTCAATAGAAGAACTTTGATGAGGGGGAAATTGTTGCTCTTGAAAGCTCTGTGTGCGCAAAGTACAGCTGCCAAATAGGGGTTTCCTGGCTGTGGCCTTTCAGGTACAGATTGCCAAGTACGTCTGTAAACTTAGTCCTCGAGCCCTTAACTCTGTGCCACATGGGGACTCTAAAACCCACTAGATTTTAATCAGGAAAGGGTTTGTGGCAAAATAGTATTTTACTATGATCTTAACAATtgggaaaaggacatgaattccatATGAGAAAATTGTAATAGTAAGGTTCTTAGAAAATGACAATGTTCGCTTGGTTTGGAAATAAAGATCCATATGAGTAGAAATTGGAGAGGGCTTGAGCAAGAAAATCTCAGTGTTACTCATTAAGATATCCACATCTTAACACTGGCTGCTAGGACTCTTGATATGCTGAGACAAGATTTGCAAACTTTCAGATTTGACAGAGAACTTTATactattttgttgttgctaacaGAAGTGCTTAAAGCAGAATATCTTCccctttatttttccttctaacTTCTTTAGCAAAGAGAGTAGTCTCCAAACTGATCAAAATACTTAGTATTGATAGCCATTTTGGGTGTCATAACGAAGGGAGCAGTCCTTCCAGGCAATTAGCCGGGCATTCCATTGCCTCCTCCTGTTTCTGACGCTCCTCTCCCTGTTGCTGCAGGCAAATATAAACCCATTATTGTGCCTTACATGACTGCTTACAAGCTCTTGAAACTCCAGGCGTGACACAGTGATCAAGGGGGTAGAGCAGAAGCACTAGTCGTGATAGTTAACCAGTTGACTGAGATGCCCCAGGAAGTTAAGAACCTAAATCACCCCCCACCGAAGGAACCCAGTCCTGTGAAGTATTTGTTTGTTCATAAGCAGCCTTTCACGGCTATTCTTCCAGCCCCCAGCCATTGTTGTACAGATACCTTTTTTGACCTTGACTTTCAGACAGTGGTGTAGATTTATAATATggattcccttgttccattcccGGCTGGAGTCCAGCAATATGGATTTTTCATTTGCCTCTTAATGCTGTTTCTGGACCAGTGACTATTCTATGTGCATATTTGGATTGTTTTCTTATAATAAATTTCTAGAAGTAGGATTATTGGGATAGtggagttttttgggtttttttactaTAAAATGCTAGATTATCCTCCAGAGGTACCTGTTTACAGTTAAACTGTAAACTGTTAAACTCACTAATataaagtccattctgattcatatcaaCCCTGTGCAGTTTCCAAGGGTgagaatctttacaggaacagagagcctcatctttcttgtcgATCATAACGGTTCCCCACTGGTATGATAGGGCTAGACATTGAGCTTCCAACTGTATTGGCGGTGGTTGAACCCAACAGGTACTCAACGAGGAAAGATGAGTCTCTCCGTTCCCATACAGATGTACTGTTTGGGAAACCCTATATAGTGTcactgagtctgaattgactagaGAGAAGTGGGTGTGGTTATAGATCATCAGTCTTTTGATCAGCAATAGATGTCTAAAAAGAAAGTTTGAATATTTATGGTGGAATGGTTTTCTAAGCTTGTTACTTTTTGTATACTACATTTGTGTttaaatgtatacatatgtaaaaaGCTGTGGGTTACAATCTGGACTGAATGGCTGACAAAATTTGCTTAGAAAATGATAGTCTTTCGAAGAATATAGTCACTGTGAAAGGATTGACTATATTGCTAATGTGAACAAAAGCTTGGTGCCTTTAAAAATGTTCGCCTTTAAAATATGTCTGCCTTCATTTGTTGAGTTATTGAGTACATTTTGTTTGTTCCAGTAGCCGGATCGAGTTGGGAGACGTGACTCCACACAATATCAAGCAGTTGAAGAGATTAAATCAGGTCATCTTTCCAGTCAGCTACAATGACAAGTTCTACAAGGATGTGCTGGAGGTTGGCGAGCTAGCAAAACTTGGTATACaatgtttttttctccctctcccttcatttgccaaTACATATGCTTGATATCTGtattgtttttaagtacttgagcAGATTTAGACAACTAAGCTAATCTCCTTTATACAGGAAAAATGCAAGCCTATTCTTGGGTAAGGGGGGGCGGATCTTGAAAATATAAAATGAGATAAAAACGagatgcttatttttaaaataaaatttgctGTGTGGCTTCGTATAATTTCACTTCTTATCTAAATGTCTGAAAGGAAGATTTAAATTTCTCAAGACAGTGTAggaggcttgggggtggggttgttGGTTAGATTTTCAGAATGGTAAAGGTTCAGTCCTGATAAGGGGAGTGAGAAAGCTACATGTatttgtttgctttggggtttatatttttgcattttctCTGGCAGCGTATTTCAATGACATTGCAGTTGGTGCTGTATGCTGCCGAGTGGATCAGTCACAGAATCAGAAGAGACTTTACATCATGACTCTAGGATGTCTGGCACCTTACCGAAGGCTAGGAATAGGTAAAGATtgtgggttttgttctgttgtacttgaAGAAGGCATACAAATGACACTGTCACTGATGCTGACTGGTTGACTAAGTCACCATTTATTTTACGAATGCTAGGAAATATTTCCTGAGTTCTACAAATTATGATGAACACATTTTAAGCACCAACCCAAACCAGCTGTaggtgagttgattccaacttagggTGACCTCAGATAGGTTACAGTAGAACTACGTGTGCTCCATTAGATTACAAAGGGCTgggttcccctcccccccctctcccccccccccccccccccccagtggatGGCCAGACAGATACAGAGGCTGCTGTGTagactcaaactggcaacttttgGAGTACCAGCCAAGCCTATTAATTTAGCTATTTGTACCCTGTAGGGACTACCCATAAAAAATTGTGTTTATTCACTTGGAAGCCTGCCCTATAGAGATGTGTTATTTGTATCTCTTTGCTTTTActattttgctttgctttctctTCAGCTGAAAGAGGTTATGTGTAAAAGTTTTTCTGCTAGCATTTTTTAACCATGTGTAAATATTAGTGAAGACAAATTTGGGAAATAAGAATTtcttgccatgagttgaaatcaactctgaCAACTAACAATAGTGGG is from Tenrec ecaudatus isolate mTenEca1 chromosome 2, mTenEca1.hap1, whole genome shotgun sequence and encodes:
- the NAA50 gene encoding N-alpha-acetyltransferase 50 isoform X2; translated protein: MKGSRIELGDVTPHNIKQLKRLNQVIFPVSYNDKFYKDVLEVGELAKLAYFNDIAVGAVCCRVDQSQNQKRLYIMTLGCLAPYRRLGIGTKMLNHVLNICEKDGTFDNIYLHVQISNESAIDFYRKFGFEIIETKKNYYKRIEPADAHVLQKNLKIPSGQSADVQKIDN
- the NAA50 gene encoding N-alpha-acetyltransferase 50 isoform X3 gives rise to the protein MKGRIELGDVTPHNIKQLKRLNQVIFPVSYNDKFYKDVLEVGELAKLAYFNDIAVGAVCCRVDQSQNQKRLYIMTLGCLAPYRRLGIGTKMLNHVLNICEKDGTFDNIYLHVQISNESAIDFYRKFGFEIIETKKNYYKRIEPADAHVLQKNLKIPSGQSADVQKIDN